Proteins found in one Zea mays cultivar B73 chromosome 1, Zm-B73-REFERENCE-NAM-5.0, whole genome shotgun sequence genomic segment:
- the LOC103644589 gene encoding protein FAR1-RELATED SEQUENCE 3-like, with protein MQWEHTGLFCMHIIKAFTHLQVQNIPEKYILKRYTRNARSVVPWDRHDVSVGGQNETEQSRLSKLLPKLMRLGRAGSKSDRAYTETIRHIDMITPGIELLRTTEIGPIGPDEATNTEL; from the exons ATGCAGTGGGAGCATACAG GTCTGTTCTGCATGCACATAATAAAGGCATTCACCCACCTCCAAGTCCAAAACATACCTGAAAAGTACATTCTGAAGCGATATACACGTAATGCAAGATCTGTGGTTCCGTGGGACCGGCACGATGTGAGTGTTGGTGGTCAAAATGAGACAGAGCAGTCAAGGTTGTCGAAGCTGCTGCCAAAGTTAATGCGACTGGGAAGAGCGGGAAGCAAATCTGATAGAGCATACACTGAAACTATCAGGCACATCGACATGATAACTCCTGGGATTGAGCTTCTACGAACAACGGAGATTGGTCCGATTGGTCCGGACGAAGCAACAAATACTGAGTTGTAG
- the LOC103644586 gene encoding protein FAR1-RELATED SEQUENCE 4-like gives MSELFGGRQNWPFTEKDVHNKKAEQAREERDGDMDKLFQFFRECKEHNEYFYWDVDFEPKTNVLRSIFWCHASQRAEYKDFGDVVTFDTTHKTNNKHMPLAMFVGCSNNLKNVSFGQALLRDETIDTFRWLFETFKSCMGGQQPFVILTDEDAAMKEAIRIVFNKTQHRN, from the exons ATGTCAGAATTATTTGGAGGCCGTCAAAACTGGCCGTTCACAGAGAAAGATGTCCATAACAA GAAAGCTGAGCAAGCAAGGGAGGAGAGGGATGGTGACATGGATAAACTGTTCCAATTTTTCAGGGAGTGCAAAGAACACAATGAATACTTTTACTGGGATGTGGATTTTGAACCAAAAACAAATGTGCTTCGGAGCATTTTTTGGTGTCATGCAAGTCAGCGTGCAGAATACAAGGATTTTGGGGATGTAGTCACATTTGACACAACACACAAGACTAACAACAAGCATATGCCGTTGGCCATGTTTGTGGGTTGCAGCAATAATTTGAAAAATGTGTCCTTTGGCCAAGCACTTCTTCGGGATGAAACAATAGACACATTCAGATGGCTTTTTGAGACCTTTAAAAGTTGCATGGGTGGTCAGCAACCTTTTGTGATTCTTACAG ATGAAGATGCAGCGatgaaggaagcaataaggattGTGTTTAACAAGACACAACACCGAAATTGA